In Pseudomonas abieticivorans, the genomic window GCCGCCCGCCGCGCCGTTGCCGTACCGGGCCGCAGCCGGGCCGCGGATCACTTCGATGCGTTCGACCTGGTCGGCCGGCACCCAGTTGGTGTCGCCACGGCTGTCCCGCTCGCCGCGCCAGCCGTAACGCACCGAGTTGCGGCTGCCCACCGGTTTGCCGTCCACCAGGATAAGTGTGTTTTCCGGGCCCATGCCGCGAATGTCGATCTGCCGGTTGTTGCCGCGCTGGCCACTGCTGGAGTTGCCGGTCAGGTTGACGCCCGGCATGGTGCGGATGATTTCCGACAGGTCGTTGGCCGGTGGGCGTTTCTTGATGTCGTCGGCAGTGATGATCGAAACCCCCGGCGCCTGCTTGATCTCTTCTTCAGCCGTACCGAGCACGGTCTGGGACTCCAGCACGATCGGCGCTGGCGCCGTGGTTTCGGCGGCCTTTGCAGTGACGGAAAACAGGCTGCAGCTGCTTAGCAACAGGGCGAAAAAGGGCAGGGGTGGCAATCGCAGATACATCGGTGATCTCCGGGTACGTCGGGGCAGGCTGATAGCGCAAAGCCATGGAAGATCACGGATGATAATGACTAACAATTGCGAGTAAAGCGCATTAACTTTCTAAACATTTGCCCGGGGTAGTCGCAGGTTCATGCACAGGCCGATTTCGCCCCGGCTGGCCCACAGTTCGCCGCCTTGCAATTGAATCGCCCGGCGGGCAATGCTCAGGCCCAGGCCGAAACCTTTGCCCGGGGTGCCGTCCAGGCGCAGGAACGGTTCGAAAATCCGTTCCAGTTCGCTGTCGGCCACCCCGCACCCTTGGTCTTCCAGCTGCAACAGCCAGCAGTCGCCCGCAGGCCTGCCACGCAGGGTGATGAGGCCGTCGGGCGGCGAGTGGCGGATGGCGTTGCGCAGCAGGTTCTCCACCGCCTGGGCCAGGCTGTCGAGGTGCGCCTGTATCAGGCAATCGGCGCTCAGTTCGCAGCGCAGGCGCTCGGGCGGCCAGCCGGTTTCGAAGCAGGCATCCTGCACCAAGGCCTCCCATACCGAGAGCATGACCACAGGTTCGGTGGGTAACTGGGGGCGTTCGGCATCCAGCCAGGCCAGGTCCAGGGCATCGTCCACCAGCCGCTGCATGTCGTCGACTTCCCGTGCCAGGCGTTGCTGCAATTGCGCCGGTGGCAGGTTGCTCTCGCTGGCTACCCGCAGGCGGGTCAGGGGCGTACGGATTTCATGGGACAGCGTGCGCAGCAGTTGGCGTTGCTGATGCAGGCTTTGCTTGACCCGTTCGGCCATGTGGTCGAACGCCTTGGCCAGTTCGCCCAGTTCGTCGCGGCGGCGGGCGACGCGGCTGCGGGTGCCTTT contains:
- a CDS encoding HAMP domain-containing sensor histidine kinase, encoding MPRRHSLLWKLAFLQAGFCLLLTWLIWFWGLEVERSTYFLDIPDRVLLADYAAQAEQVWEQGGTPAVDRWQAATRHKENTWVAVIGPHLESLSSQPLTAEQSSHLTFMRKLDWPMSRRLQDELPYVSIDFPRHPANGRVVLQLPERLLPAGLTPWTHVLTHGVVPALLAIMLGALLYRHLVAPLNELRERANALRADDLEKGTRSRVARRRDELGELAKAFDHMAERVKQSLHQQRQLLRTLSHEIRTPLTRLRVASESNLPPAQLQQRLAREVDDMQRLVDDALDLAWLDAERPQLPTEPVVMLSVWEALVQDACFETGWPPERLRCELSADCLIQAHLDSLAQAVENLLRNAIRHSPPDGLITLRGRPAGDCWLLQLEDQGCGVADSELERIFEPFLRLDGTPGKGFGLGLSIARRAIQLQGGELWASRGEIGLCMNLRLPRANV